From one Plectropomus leopardus isolate mb chromosome 8, YSFRI_Pleo_2.0, whole genome shotgun sequence genomic stretch:
- the pm20d1.2 gene encoding N-fatty-acyl-amino acid synthase/hydrolase PM20D1.2 isoform X1 has product MTEPGPKFKTIKFLKIIFCSFFITVLLLFIIASIRTLSLDVNVGLQLANWEKTSNISPLIDQHQREELLANFKEAIRIPTVSFSERESNATALLQFDRLLRKAFPTVFSSSLVRHELVANYSHLFSVQGSQPDLMPYMLLAHIDVVPASESDGWEAPPFSAAEIDGFIYGRGTIDDKGSLMGILQALEYLLIKGYAPRRGFYIGLGHDEEVNGYKGAMNIVRALKQRGVQLSFVLDEGLAVLDGVISGLEGPAALIGISEKGSATVKLSVSMVPGHSSMPPRETSIGILAAAVKRLEENPMPRLFGHGPEYGTFEHLAHKFGLPLKFIMSNLWLFAPLIGRVLERKPDTNAFVRTTTAVTMFNAGVKVNIIPSLAEAHVNLRIHSAQSLQEVLDLIQSTVGDQRVKIEFVEGFDPLPVSSADEKSLGFQIIKKTVLDMFPTVTVAPGICVGNTDSRHFKDLTNDIYRFVPVWFKPGDAQRFHGINERISKKNYEDLVVFYFSLIQNCDIQKLPEPHSSAHEL; this is encoded by the exons ATGACAGAGCCAGGGCCAAAGTTCAAAACAATTaagtttttaaagattattttctgcagttttttcatCACAGTGCTGCTATTATTTATCATAGCGTCTATCAGGACTCTTTCACTGGACGTAAATGTCGGACTTCAACTCGCAAATTGGGAAAAGACGAGTAACATCTCACCGCTCATAGACCAGCACCAGAGAGAGGAGCTTCTTGCAAACTTTAAAG AAGCTATCCGGATCCCCACCGTGTCCTTctcagagagggagagcaacGCCACCGCGCTGCTGCAGTTTGACAGGCTGCTCCGGAAAG CCTTCCCAACAGTTTTCTCTTCAAGCCTGGTTCGTCATGAATTGGTGGCCAATTACAGCCACCTGTTTTCGGTGCAAGGATCGCAGCCTGACCTGATGCCGTACATGCTGCTGGCCCATATTGATGTAGTGCCTGCCTCAGAGTCGGATGGCTGGGAGGCTCCACCATTTTCTGCTGCGGAGATAGATGGCTTCATCTATGGTAGAGGGACCATCGACGACAAGGGCTCTTTAATG GGAATACTTCAGGCTCTGGAGTACTTGCTGATAAAAGGCTATGCTCCACGCAGAGGATTTTACATTGGACTTGGTCATGATGAAGAA gtcAATGGTTACAAGGGAGCAATGAACATTGTGCGTGCACTGAAGCAGCGTGGTGTGCAGCTGTCGTTTGTCCTGGACGAGGGCCTGGCTGTGCTTGATGGAGTCATCAGTGGTCTTGAAGGACCTGCCGCTCT AATTGGGATAAGTGAGAAGGGTTCTGCCACTGTAAAGCTCAGTGTGTCTATGGTTCCTGGTCACTCCTCAATGCCTCCCAGGGAGACCAGCATTGGGATCTTGGCTGCAGCAGTCAAAAG ACTAGAGGAGAACCCTATGCCGAGATTATTTGGTCATGGACCTGAATATGGAACATTTGAGCATCTGGCGCACAag TTTGGGCTCCCACTGAAGTTTATAATGTCGAATTTGTGGCTGTTTGCCCCACTTATTGGCAG AGTACTTGAAAGAAAACCAGACACTAATGCTTTTGTGAGGACAACAACAGCAGTCACCATGTTTAATGCAGGAGTTAAG GTGAATATCATCCCTTCCCTCGCTGAAGCTCATGTAAATCTACGAATCCACTCAGCACAGTCTTTACAAGAG GTCCTGGACCTAATCCAGTCTACAGTTGGGGACCAGCGAGTGAAGATAGAGTTTGTTGAGGGGTTTGACCCTCTGCCCGTCAGCTCTGCTGATGAAAAGTCCTTAGGCTTCCAGATCATTAAGAAAACTGTGTTGGACATGTTTCCAACAGTAACAGTTGCTCCAG GCATCTGTGTTGGGAACACAGACAGTCGACACTTCAAGGACCTGACGAATGATATTTATCGCTTCGTCCCTGTCTGGTTTAAACCAGGTGATGCTCAGAG aTTCCATGGCATCAATGAACGGA
- the pm20d1.2 gene encoding N-fatty-acyl-amino acid synthase/hydrolase PM20D1.2 isoform X2 gives MTEPGPKFKTIKFLKIIFCSFFITVLLLFIIASIRTLSLDVNVGLQLANWEKTSNISPLIDQHQREELLANFKEAIRIPTVSFSERESNATALLQFDRLLRKAFPTVFSSSLVRHELVANYSHLFSVQGSQPDLMPYMLLAHIDVVPASESDGWEAPPFSAAEIDGFIYGRGTIDDKGSLMGILQALEYLLIKGYAPRRGFYIGLGHDEEVNGYKGAMNIVRALKQRGVQLSFVLDEGLAVLDGVISGLEGPAALIGISEKGSATVKLSVSMVPGHSSMPPRETSIGILAAAVKRLEENPMPRLFGHGPEYGTFEHLAHKFGLPLKFIMSNLWLFAPLIGRVLERKPDTNAFVRTTTAVTMFNAGVKVNIIPSLAEAHVNLRIHSAQSLQEVLDLIQSTVGDQRVKIEFVEGFDPLPVSSADEKSLGFQIIKKTVLDMFPTVTVAPGICVGNTDSRHFKDLTNDIYRFVPVWFKPGDAQRSKLYHPSQH, from the exons ATGACAGAGCCAGGGCCAAAGTTCAAAACAATTaagtttttaaagattattttctgcagttttttcatCACAGTGCTGCTATTATTTATCATAGCGTCTATCAGGACTCTTTCACTGGACGTAAATGTCGGACTTCAACTCGCAAATTGGGAAAAGACGAGTAACATCTCACCGCTCATAGACCAGCACCAGAGAGAGGAGCTTCTTGCAAACTTTAAAG AAGCTATCCGGATCCCCACCGTGTCCTTctcagagagggagagcaacGCCACCGCGCTGCTGCAGTTTGACAGGCTGCTCCGGAAAG CCTTCCCAACAGTTTTCTCTTCAAGCCTGGTTCGTCATGAATTGGTGGCCAATTACAGCCACCTGTTTTCGGTGCAAGGATCGCAGCCTGACCTGATGCCGTACATGCTGCTGGCCCATATTGATGTAGTGCCTGCCTCAGAGTCGGATGGCTGGGAGGCTCCACCATTTTCTGCTGCGGAGATAGATGGCTTCATCTATGGTAGAGGGACCATCGACGACAAGGGCTCTTTAATG GGAATACTTCAGGCTCTGGAGTACTTGCTGATAAAAGGCTATGCTCCACGCAGAGGATTTTACATTGGACTTGGTCATGATGAAGAA gtcAATGGTTACAAGGGAGCAATGAACATTGTGCGTGCACTGAAGCAGCGTGGTGTGCAGCTGTCGTTTGTCCTGGACGAGGGCCTGGCTGTGCTTGATGGAGTCATCAGTGGTCTTGAAGGACCTGCCGCTCT AATTGGGATAAGTGAGAAGGGTTCTGCCACTGTAAAGCTCAGTGTGTCTATGGTTCCTGGTCACTCCTCAATGCCTCCCAGGGAGACCAGCATTGGGATCTTGGCTGCAGCAGTCAAAAG ACTAGAGGAGAACCCTATGCCGAGATTATTTGGTCATGGACCTGAATATGGAACATTTGAGCATCTGGCGCACAag TTTGGGCTCCCACTGAAGTTTATAATGTCGAATTTGTGGCTGTTTGCCCCACTTATTGGCAG AGTACTTGAAAGAAAACCAGACACTAATGCTTTTGTGAGGACAACAACAGCAGTCACCATGTTTAATGCAGGAGTTAAG GTGAATATCATCCCTTCCCTCGCTGAAGCTCATGTAAATCTACGAATCCACTCAGCACAGTCTTTACAAGAG GTCCTGGACCTAATCCAGTCTACAGTTGGGGACCAGCGAGTGAAGATAGAGTTTGTTGAGGGGTTTGACCCTCTGCCCGTCAGCTCTGCTGATGAAAAGTCCTTAGGCTTCCAGATCATTAAGAAAACTGTGTTGGACATGTTTCCAACAGTAACAGTTGCTCCAG GCATCTGTGTTGGGAACACAGACAGTCGACACTTCAAGGACCTGACGAATGATATTTATCGCTTCGTCCCTGTCTGGTTTAAACCAGGTGATGCTCAGAG
- the lemd1 gene encoding LEM domain-containing protein 1 isoform X1, producing MSLFVEDPANLSKSRLKSDLVAHNVALPPAKSKKEVYVKLHLKHIDRTNAADFSSDEEGDHQEQDVAEEDAEMPDPCGLTDDDLKAALLKYGVKAGPIVASTRALYEKKLRKLLQSEEQGHLNRAEKDVLYSDSEEDEENGEEEDKGSDPEEAEEEDVEQSDKAQQVSSQVKLWFQNGDFVYPQCFLPSSRLRAHASRDREPSPKWNSGNAVKSSERSRPHCLQIPVGISKASSVDQRSGLGSGLPCGSQSVTSGSSSFSSQAFSITQMVEEMESRRSLSSSTDTERVLNGSNVQEHWSRSNRLKRTIVDKFTMENQSLYYTPEASTYKLEMKLSQEPVKDTLEDIFPNTDATPTGIHATRRRPIKGAAGRPVQYVYPDTPASPTTLERREVERRLVPIHIRIFVFLTVACLLYLIYVCVEDDAFSPFVALLDGLNQGSDSEKGLLLQAETQDTPALSGQE from the exons ATGTCGCTGTTTGTGGAGGACCCTGCTAACCTCTCTAAATCTAGACTCAAGTCAGATTTAGTCGCCCACAATGTCGCGCTGCCACCTGCTAAGAGCAAAAAGGAGGTTTATGTGAAGTTGCACTTAAAACACATCGACCGGACAAACGCTGCGGATTTTTCTAGCGACGAGGAGGGAGATCATCAAGAGCAAGATGTGGCA GAGGAGGATGCAGAGATGCCCGACCCATGTGGTTTGACTGACGATGACCTCAAGGCTGCGCTACTCAAATATGGGGTTAAAGCCGGGCCCATTGTTG CCTCCACCAGAGCCTTGTATGAGAAGAAACTCAGGAAGCTGCTTCAGTCTGAGGAACAAGGCCATCtgaacagagcagagaaagatGTGTTGTACTCAGACAGTGAAGAAGATGAGGAAAATGGGGAAGAGGAGGATAAAGGGTCAG ATCCTGAAGAAGCAGAAGAGGAAGATGTTGAGCAATCAGACAAAGCACAACAAGTGAGCAGTCAG gTAAAGTTGTGGTTTCAGAATGGAGATTTTGTTTACCCACAGTGCTTTTTACCTTCATCAAGGCTG CGCGCTCATGCTTCTAGAGACAGGGAACCTAGTCCCAAGTGGAATTCAGGGAATGCGGTAAAATCATCAGAGCGGAGTCGGCCTCACTGCTTGCAGATTCCCGTAGGAATTAGTAAAGCATCCTCTGTAGATCAACGCTCAGGATTAGGATCAGGG TTGCCATGTGGATCACAATCAGTAACCAGTGGCAGTTCATCGTTTTCCTCTCAGGCCTTCAGCATAACTCAAATGGTTGAAGAG ATGGAGAGTCGGAGGTCACTCTCCAGtagcacagacacagagagagtgtTGAATGGGAGCAATGTGCAGGAGCATTGGTCACGGTCCAACAGG CTGAAAAGGACGATTGTGGACAAGTTCACCATGGAGAACCAGTCCCTTTACTACACTCCTGAGGCATCAACTTATAAATTGGAAATGAAG CTTTCTCAGGAGCCTGTGAAAGATACACTCGAGGACATATTTCCAAACACTGATGCCACACCTACAGGGATCCA CGCCACACGTCGGAGACCTATCAAGGGCGCAGCAGGGAGGCCTGTCCAGTACGTGTATCCAGACACTCCTGCCAGTCCCACAACCCTGGAGAGACGAGAGGTGGAGCGCCGCCTTGTGCCCATACATATACGGATTTTTGTCTTCCTCACCGTGGCGTGCCTCCTGTACCtcatttatgtttgtgttgaGGATGATGCTTTCAGTCCATTTGTGGCTTTACTGGATGGCCTAAACCAGGGGTCAGACAGTGAGAAAGGGCTTTTGCTTCAGGCTGAGACACAAGACACACCAGCACTCTCTGGACAGGAGTAA
- the lemd1 gene encoding LEM domain-containing protein 1 isoform X2 — MSLFVEDPANLSKSRLKSDLVAHNVALPPAKSKKEVYVKLHLKHIDRTNAADFSSDEEGDHQEQDVAEEDAEMPDPCGLTDDDLKAALLKYGVKAGPIVASTRALYEKKLRKLLQSEEQGHLNRAEKDVLYSDSEEDEENGEEEDKGSDPEEAEEEDVEQSDKAQQVSSQLPCGSQSVTSGSSSFSSQAFSITQMVEEMESRRSLSSSTDTERVLNGSNVQEHWSRSNRLKRTIVDKFTMENQSLYYTPEASTYKLEMKLSQEPVKDTLEDIFPNTDATPTGIHATRRRPIKGAAGRPVQYVYPDTPASPTTLERREVERRLVPIHIRIFVFLTVACLLYLIYVCVEDDAFSPFVALLDGLNQGSDSEKGLLLQAETQDTPALSGQE; from the exons ATGTCGCTGTTTGTGGAGGACCCTGCTAACCTCTCTAAATCTAGACTCAAGTCAGATTTAGTCGCCCACAATGTCGCGCTGCCACCTGCTAAGAGCAAAAAGGAGGTTTATGTGAAGTTGCACTTAAAACACATCGACCGGACAAACGCTGCGGATTTTTCTAGCGACGAGGAGGGAGATCATCAAGAGCAAGATGTGGCA GAGGAGGATGCAGAGATGCCCGACCCATGTGGTTTGACTGACGATGACCTCAAGGCTGCGCTACTCAAATATGGGGTTAAAGCCGGGCCCATTGTTG CCTCCACCAGAGCCTTGTATGAGAAGAAACTCAGGAAGCTGCTTCAGTCTGAGGAACAAGGCCATCtgaacagagcagagaaagatGTGTTGTACTCAGACAGTGAAGAAGATGAGGAAAATGGGGAAGAGGAGGATAAAGGGTCAG ATCCTGAAGAAGCAGAAGAGGAAGATGTTGAGCAATCAGACAAAGCACAACAAGTGAGCAGTCAG TTGCCATGTGGATCACAATCAGTAACCAGTGGCAGTTCATCGTTTTCCTCTCAGGCCTTCAGCATAACTCAAATGGTTGAAGAG ATGGAGAGTCGGAGGTCACTCTCCAGtagcacagacacagagagagtgtTGAATGGGAGCAATGTGCAGGAGCATTGGTCACGGTCCAACAGG CTGAAAAGGACGATTGTGGACAAGTTCACCATGGAGAACCAGTCCCTTTACTACACTCCTGAGGCATCAACTTATAAATTGGAAATGAAG CTTTCTCAGGAGCCTGTGAAAGATACACTCGAGGACATATTTCCAAACACTGATGCCACACCTACAGGGATCCA CGCCACACGTCGGAGACCTATCAAGGGCGCAGCAGGGAGGCCTGTCCAGTACGTGTATCCAGACACTCCTGCCAGTCCCACAACCCTGGAGAGACGAGAGGTGGAGCGCCGCCTTGTGCCCATACATATACGGATTTTTGTCTTCCTCACCGTGGCGTGCCTCCTGTACCtcatttatgtttgtgttgaGGATGATGCTTTCAGTCCATTTGTGGCTTTACTGGATGGCCTAAACCAGGGGTCAGACAGTGAGAAAGGGCTTTTGCTTCAGGCTGAGACACAAGACACACCAGCACTCTCTGGACAGGAGTAA